TGGCAGGCCCGGACGCTGGTCGGCGAGCTGCCCGCTCCCGTGCGGTCGCTGGTGCGGCGGCTGGGCAACCGGCACCTGGCCCGGATCAAGGCGACCACCACGGACGCCGGGCGCGTCCACGGCGTGCCGGTGAACGCCCGGTGGTTCCGGGAGATGCTCGCGCACGACCCGCGGGCGGCCCTGGCGGAGATCGACGCCCCCGTGCTGGCGATCACCGGCGACAAGGACGTCCAGGTCGACCCGGCCGACCTCGCCGAGATCCGGCGGCTCGTGCCCGGGGACGTCGAAGTGCACCGGATCCCCGACCTCACCCACCTGCTGCGCCGCGCCCCCGGGCGGCCGTCGGTGCGCTCCTACCCCGAGCTGCTGCGCCGCCCGGTCGACGCCGGCCTGCTGGCCCAGGTGACCGACTGGCTCGCCCACCGGCTCCACTCCACGAAGGGAACCCCGCAGTGACCACCGAAGACCCCGCTCGCAAGGAGAGCGGTCCCCTCCTCTTCCTCGCCGTCACGTTCGCCACCGCGTGGGCGGCGTGGGGCGTCGCGATCGCGCTCGGGCAGCCCGCGATGAGCTTCCCGACCGTCATCCCCTACCTGGTCGGCGCTTTCGGCCCGATGTTCGGCGCGATCGCGGTCCGCCTGCGCCGCGCCGCACGCCGTCGGTCGGCACCCGCGCACGCGGTGCGATTCCCGCTGACCGGGCTGCTCTGGACGCCCGTCCTGCTGGTGGTGGCCGCGGGGACCGTCGTGGGCGGCGCGCTGCTCGCGCAGCAGCTGGGTGGCCCGCCGGTGAGCCTGCCCGCGGCGCTGACCCTCCTCGAGACGTCCGGCGGCCCGATCGCGTTCGCGGCCGTGATGCTCGTCGTCGGCCCGCTGAGCGAGGAGTTCGGCTGGCGGGGCACGATGCACCCCCGGTTGCGGGCGAGGATGGGCCTGCTGCCGGCCGGGCTGCTGCTGGGCGTCGTCTGGTCGGTGTGGCACCTGCCGCTGTTCTTCGTCGCCGGGACCGTCCAGAACGCCTTCGGCCTGCTCACCCCCAGCGGCCTGGTCTACCTGGTCAGCGTGGTCCCGATGGCGGTGCTCGCCGCCTGCGGGTACGAGCGCGCCGGGGTCCTCGGCGCGGTCGTCGTCCACTTCGGCGCGAACGCCACGATGTCCCTGGTGGGGGTCAGCGAGCTCCTGCCGCAAGCGCTGGTCGTGGGCGCGCAGGCCGTCGCCGCGCTGGTCCTGCTGGCGGTGCACCGCGACCGCCGGGAGAAGGCCTCCGCGGCGCACGGACCGGTCCGCGAGCAGCCCGCCCCGGCGCTCCGCTGAGGCGCGTGGAGACCGTGCCGCCGGGCCGTGTGTGCGGCGAGCCCGGCGGCACGGAGCCTTCAGCGGGTCTCGGTGACCTTGCGCAGGCCCGCCGGCCGGTCCGGGTCGTACCCGCGGGAGGTGGCCAGCTCCCAGGCCAGCCGTTGCAGCGGCAGCACCTCCAGCACCGGGGACAGCTCCTCCGGCACCGCAGGCACGGGCAGCTGCGCGCCGTCGTCCGACCCGATGCGCAGGACCTCCGCGCGCTGCGCGCCGAGCCGGGCCAGCGGCTCGGCCATCGCCGCGCCGCCCGGACCGGTGCCGGTCACCGCCAGCACGGCCGTCTCCGGCCCGACCGCGGCGATCGGGCCGTGCAGCAGGTCCGCGCCGCTGTACGCGCGGGTGACCAGGTAGCTGGTCTCGGCGAGCTTCAGCGCCGCCTCGTGCGCGGTGGCCAGCGAGTAGCCGCGCGCCGTGGTGATGACCCGGTCCGCGAACCGGAGCCGGTGCGCGGCCTCGACGACCCGCTCGGCGCCGGTGTCCAGGCAGGACTGCGCGAGCTCCCCGACGCGGTCCGCGGAGAGCGCCGGCCCGCCGCGGGCCCCGGTGACCAGCAGGTGCAGGGCCAGCAGGGTCGCGGAGTAGGTCTTGGTCGCGGCGACCGCGCGCTCCGCACCGGCCCCGAGGGCCGCGGTGTGCTGGGCGACGGCCCCGAGGGGCGAGTCCGGCGTGTTCGTCACCGCCACCGTGA
This region of Saccharopolyspora hordei genomic DNA includes:
- a CDS encoding SIS domain-containing protein, whose product is MTTTGTLGATMAAEIAEQPRVLADLVRRAGEFRAIAEQLVRARPRFVLFAARGSSDNAALYGKYLVEVLLGLPAGLVSPSTTTLYGAEPDLSDVALVTVSQSGGSPDLVEVTEQAARRGAFTVAVTNTPDSPLGAVAQHTAALGAGAERAVAATKTYSATLLALHLLVTGARGGPALSADRVGELAQSCLDTGAERVVEAAHRLRFADRVITTARGYSLATAHEAALKLAETSYLVTRAYSGADLLHGPIAAVGPETAVLAVTGTGPGGAAMAEPLARLGAQRAEVLRIGSDDGAQLPVPAVPEELSPVLEVLPLQRLAWELATSRGYDPDRPAGLRKVTETR
- a CDS encoding alpha/beta fold hydrolase gives rise to the protein MRDVEITATADDGLPLAGTLTLPTGPSPHPAVLLLHGSGQVDRDSNARGLRVGLGPPLAAALAAKGIAALRYDRRGVGATPGGWRTTGFTDTTRDAAAALRALAGRPEVREDAVGVVGHSEGAVHAMSLGSDPLVRAVVLLAGYARRGEDALRWQARTLVGELPAPVRSLVRRLGNRHLARIKATTTDAGRVHGVPVNARWFREMLAHDPRAALAEIDAPVLAITGDKDVQVDPADLAEIRRLVPGDVEVHRIPDLTHLLRRAPGRPSVRSYPELLRRPVDAGLLAQVTDWLAHRLHSTKGTPQ
- a CDS encoding CPBP family intramembrane glutamic endopeptidase → MTTEDPARKESGPLLFLAVTFATAWAAWGVAIALGQPAMSFPTVIPYLVGAFGPMFGAIAVRLRRAARRRSAPAHAVRFPLTGLLWTPVLLVVAAGTVVGGALLAQQLGGPPVSLPAALTLLETSGGPIAFAAVMLVVGPLSEEFGWRGTMHPRLRARMGLLPAGLLLGVVWSVWHLPLFFVAGTVQNAFGLLTPSGLVYLVSVVPMAVLAACGYERAGVLGAVVVHFGANATMSLVGVSELLPQALVVGAQAVAALVLLAVHRDRREKASAAHGPVREQPAPALR